In Corythoichthys intestinalis isolate RoL2023-P3 chromosome 4, ASM3026506v1, whole genome shotgun sequence, a genomic segment contains:
- the rnf183 gene encoding E3 ubiquitin-protein ligase RNF183, with amino-acid sequence MSDDRDRRRSRRNHSHEVRAPNVKPRVENRRPARVTRSRSTDSERGRRQERRSGEPSQPRRQNRNRRGRSADAAERRRKPEENRPVADDGEEPECAICFCSYDNIFKTPKLLACGHTFCLECLARINVTAPQLKTLSCPVCRELTDIPHGQDLPRLDNNQDIIGRLPPEMRRARSVRFKRSKGKLLLKNPEPGAAALTLPRKSQAPPADTLGLRDVENGAQPATMVDVGRPPNRVRGRIRRFFRSDRCYYITVASIVTIALVLLLVGILAFVIVPNTAPPRPPPGNRTGRAPTTQHVSTIGLR; translated from the coding sequence ATGAGTGACGACAGGGATAGACGGCGATCCCGTCGCAACCACAGCCACGAGGTCCGGGCCCCCAATGTCAAGCCCCGCGTGGAAAACCGCCGCCCGGCCAGAGTCACGAGGTCCAGGAGCACCGACTCCGAGAGGGGTCGACGGCAGGAACGGCGCTCCGGCGAGCCTTCCCAGCCTCGCCGCCAAAACCGCAACCGGCGCGGAAGGAGTGCCGACGCAGCCGAGCGGCGCCGGAAGCCGGAGGAGAACCGTCCCGTCGCCGATGATGGCGAAGAGCCCGAGTGTGCAATCTGTTTCTGCTCCTACGACAACATCTTTAAAACGCCAAAGCTGCTAGCGTGCGGGCACACCTTCTGCCTGGAGTGCTTGGCGAGGATCAACGTGACCGCGCCCCAGCTCAAGACGCTGTCGTGCCCCGTGTGCCGCGAGCTCACCGACATCCCGCACGGGCAGGACCTGCCCCGCCTGGACAACAACCAGGACATCATCGGCAGGCTGCCGCCCGAAATGCGCCGCGCCAGGTCGGTCCGATTCAAACGCAGCAAGGGGAAGCTCCTCCTGAAGAACCCTGAGCCCGGCGCCGCCGCCCTCACATTGCCGCGAAAGAGTCAAGCGCCGCCGGCTGATACGCTGGGTCTCCGCGACGTGGAGAATGGCGCCCAGCCCGCCACCATGGTGGATGTGGGGCGCCCGCCCAACAGGGTGCGCGGGCGCATCCGACGTTTTTTTCGCTCCGACCGTTGCTACTACATCACCGTGGCGTCCATCGTTACCATTGCCTTGGTGCTCTTGCTGGTGGGAATCCTTGCCTTTGTCATCGTGCCCAATACTGCCCCTCCTAGGCCCCCGCCGGGGAATCGTACGGGGCGTGCGCCAACAACGCAGCATGTTTCCACAATAGGACTGCGATGA